A part of Arachis hypogaea cultivar Tifrunner chromosome 12, arahy.Tifrunner.gnm2.J5K5, whole genome shotgun sequence genomic DNA contains:
- the LOC140176635 gene encoding uncharacterized protein, with protein MVVKLQIVLSANPLSMRAIHEKSPKGKNIVLVALENRQTSIVEELRKFSEWDNMIQSVDDEGNNALHLAAMYGHTAIPWYVSSAAMQMHWYCLVSNIGTENLDSTLCLAYVKEIVSANLIFKDNNKGEISGENFIESHKELVREGSEWLRNTAESCSVMASLIEGVSFTTSGNISVGNNNNDMPNLEGKLSFDTFAMLSLVALCFSISVLIVFLSILTSRQQSKDYS; from the exons ATGGTGGTGAAATTGCAAAtagtgctaagtgctaacccattATCAATGAGGGCGATCCACGAGAAAAGCCCAAAGGGGAAGAACATAGTGCTAGTGGCATTAGAGAACAGGCAAACCAGCATAGTTGAGGAGTTGAGGAAATTCAGTGAATGGGATAACATGATACAATCAGTGGATGATGAAGGTAATAATGCACTGCATTTGGCAGCCATGTACGGACACACAGCTATACCTTGGTATGTCTCTAGTGCTGCCATGCAAATGCACTG GTACTGTTTGGTTTCAAATATTGGAACTGAGAATTTGGATTCAACATTGTGTTTGGCT TATGTGAAAGAAATTGTATCGGCAAACCTAATTTTCAAAGACAACAACAAAGGTGAGATCTCAGGTGAGAACTTCATCGAAAGCCACAAGGAACTTGTGCGTGAAGGCAGTGAATGGCTAAGAAACACGGCGGAGTCTTGCTCTGTGATGGCATCACTCATAGAAGGCGTTTCCTTCACCACATCAGGCAATATATCCGTCGGCAACAACAATAACGATATGCCAAACCTAGAAGGAAAACTGTCATTCGACACATTTGCCATGTTGTCATTGGTTGCGCTTTGCTTCTCCATCTCGGTGCTGATCGTGTTCCTTTCCATCCTCACATCAAGGCAACAATCGAAAGATTATTCGTGA